The Boseongicola sp. DNA segment GCGGCAGGATGCTGCGCGCTCTAAGCTATTTTCGAAACTGTCCAAAGAGATCACTGTTGCAGCCAAAATGGGCGATCCGGATCCGGAGAAAAATCCTCGTTTGCGGCTGGCTGTAAAGGAAGCGAAGTCGAACTCGGTTCCGAAGGACGTTATTGATCGCGCAATTTCCAAGTCGCAAGCTGGCGAGGGCGATGAATTCGAAGAGATCCGCTATGAGGGCTATGGGCCGAACGGTGTTGCAGTTATCGTCGAAGCGATGACGGACAATCGTAACCGCACGGCGTCTACCGTTCGTTCGACATTCGGTAAACACGGCGGAAATCTGGGCGAAACCGGATCGGTGAGCTTTATGTTCGAACGCAAGGGCGAGATCATCTATTTGCCCGAAGCGGGTGACGAAGACACGATCATGATGGCAGCGATTGAAGCAGGTGCCGAGGATGTCGAAAGCTCGGAAGATGAGCACACCATCTATACGGCTGATACCGATCTGAACGAAGTCTCAACGTCGCTTGAGACGGAACTTGGCGAGGCCGAATCGACTAAGCTGATCTGGAAGCCTTCCACGACGACAGAGCTGGATCTGGAAGGTGCTCAAAAGTTGATGCGTCTGATCGAGGTTCTGGAGGATGACGACGACATTCAGCGTGTCACCGCTAACTTCGACATTTCCGATGAGGTTATGGAACAGCTCTGATCTGGTTCTGACAAGTTGTCTGGTTTGGGTCGTGTCGTTCGCGGCTTGTGACGCCGGAAGTGCAGGATCATAAGGGCGGTATGGAAACAGGCCCTTCTTCGACTGCCGGACAAAGACCACTGCTTGGGGTCTTCTGGATGTTCGTAACCGGTTTGGGGTTTGTAGCTGTTACCGCAATTGTGAAACATGGCGCTCAGGATCTTCCAGCGGCGCAGTCAGCATTTTTGAGGTATGTGATTGGGTTGGTTTTTCTGGCGCCGCTTATCCGTCCCATTTTGGCATCGAATTTGACGCGACAGCAGCTGACTATGTTCAGTATTCGCGGAGCCGGGCACACATTGGGTGTAATTCTTTGGTTCTATGCCATGACCCGTATCACCGTCGCTGAAGTTACGGCGATGAACTATATGGCACCAATATACATTACGCTTGGAGCGGCCTTGTTCCTGGGTGAACGTTTGGCGTTTCGGCGCATTGCAGCCATTGCTCTGGCATTTGTCGGTGCTTTAATCATTTTGCGTCCGGGATTTCGTGAGTTGAGTTCAGGGCATTTCGCGATGATCGGGACTGCGATATTCTTTGCAATCAGCTATTTGTCGGCAAAGCGTTTGGCAGACGAGGTGTCGGCGCCAGTGGTCATCGGGATGATGACGATCACTGTTACAATCGGTCTGCTCCCATTCGCGATTGCCGTTTGGCAGACACCGACGTGGGCCGAGATCGGGTGGATGGCACTGGT contains these protein-coding regions:
- a CDS encoding YebC/PmpR family DNA-binding transcriptional regulator produces the protein MAGHSKWANIQHRKGRQDAARSKLFSKLSKEITVAAKMGDPDPEKNPRLRLAVKEAKSNSVPKDVIDRAISKSQAGEGDEFEEIRYEGYGPNGVAVIVEAMTDNRNRTASTVRSTFGKHGGNLGETGSVSFMFERKGEIIYLPEAGDEDTIMMAAIEAGAEDVESSEDEHTIYTADTDLNEVSTSLETELGEAESTKLIWKPSTTTELDLEGAQKLMRLIEVLEDDDDIQRVTANFDISDEVMEQL
- a CDS encoding EamA family transporter gives rise to the protein MFVTGLGFVAVTAIVKHGAQDLPAAQSAFLRYVIGLVFLAPLIRPILASNLTRQQLTMFSIRGAGHTLGVILWFYAMTRITVAEVTAMNYMAPIYITLGAALFLGERLAFRRIAAIALAFVGALIILRPGFRELSSGHFAMIGTAIFFAISYLSAKRLADEVSAPVVIGMMTITVTIGLLPFAIAVWQTPTWAEIGWMALVALVATGAHYSMTLAFAAAPVMVTQPVTFLQLIWATLLGYWAFGEVIDGWVVLGGIVILSSVVFITVREAYLKRAAHNHAGGI